GTGTTGTAAAACTTGGTTGCTCAATGGTCAGGAGGTTAGACCCCTCATGACCATTTTGTTTTTTTAATAAAATCAATTCAAAGCTGAAAGTAGGCAAGGCTTGATTTGTATTATGAAATATTTACGTGAAAATACTATTGTTTTTCTCAAAGATTTGTAATTATCTTTCCATATCTTTAAGCCACACTCATAGTGCAAACTCGTTGCAGTAAATCTATTTAAGGTTTTCTTGAGAAAAAGTCTCTTAATTAATTTGACTCGCCCCACGGAAGGAATGAAGTACGTTCAAAAACTTATTGAAATCAAAACTTCTAGGGTCAATTCTTTGACCAGAACGGTCTACTGTTCTATGGGTTGTAATCCTTTCATCTGGAACATTACTTTGAGCAATGAGCCAAGCAAGAGATCGGTATTGAGCTTCTGTATAGCCGCTATGAGTTTGTTCGTGATTCTCTAAACCGGAAGGCGGGGTTTCTAAACCGACGTGATAAGCAAAGTTATTCACAGACGGGGGAAGCTGAGGATGAGTCTTCACAGTTTCTGAACCAAGGGGTCCATCAAATACTGAATTAGCTGCACCAAAGGCTCGCTTTTCTGGCGGGATTATGTAAACAACTGTCCCATCGAGTGTAATCATGGTGTGGTAACTTGCTTGAACATTCTCATCGTCGTGAGGAGTTTGAAAAAAATTAAGGACACTGGACGCAGGTGCAGCGGTTTCATGAAGCACAATGATTGGTTGATTGTTGATAGGTGTACCATAAACGTCTGTGGTAAAACGCTCTCCAAAGTTAGTTGGATTCGCCCAAGAAATCTCGTATCTTGGTCTGTAAGCCCTAAAAGCCGCAGTGGTCTTGACTGGGTTATTGGGAGTCTTTTGGGCTTTGCTCTTTGGGTTTTTCTTCTGTTGAGGTTGCGGCTTTGAATTTGGACTCGATAGAGCTGTCTGTGGATTTGGAGTTGCTGTCTTAACCTCAGGCTGTGGCTTTGAATTTTGACTCGAGAGAGCCGTCTGTGGATTTGATGTTACTGTTTTGATATCAGGTTGGAAGTCTGGATATTGACTAGAAATAGCTGTTTCTGGATTTAATGTTGTTCTGTCTTGCAAAAACTCTGCTTTTCCAAGAAGCAGCCCCAAAATAAGACCAACAAACACCAGAAAAACTACAAGCCATCCAGTTGTCTTTACTCTAAATCTCATTTTTCTAAAAATTTAATAAAGTATTTTCATATTTCAAATGAAAAAGAAATAAGTCTTAATATATTCCATAAATATAAAATGGCACACAAAAGATTTATCTGTCTACGGGTCTATCTCAACCAATACCGTTCTGTTAAGGGTTATTTGTGATCATTCCCATACGTGTAGAGACGTTGCAGTGCAACGTCTCTACATAAGTAATCGCGTTTAGAAACAATCTTGTCTGAACCGTATTGCCATATAAACTACCCCAGCTTAGGCTTTGGCTTGAAGCTGGGGTTTCTAACGCTTCATCTCCCAAAAATGTAGTTACTTGAAGAGCGAAGGTAGAGACTAGGAATTTGCTGATCAATGACGAATTAGATTGACTACTCCTCGATTTGACCAACGCGACGAATGTTGAGGATATCGCTGAGTTTTTTGACTTGGGTGAACAGTTGTTCTAGTTGTGGTCGATCGCGTATGTCGATCCCCAAGTCAATTAAGGCTGGTTGACCATTAGCAGTTTTTACCTGAGCATACCGCACGTTGATCCCCTGATCACTTAACCGTGATAGAATATCCTTGAGCACCCCCACGCGATCCATCGCTTCAATCTGGATATTCACGGGGTAACTCTGAGGACGACCTTGAGGTTCGCCAGATGGGTTCCAATGGACTGGTACTAGGCGATCGCACTCCACGGTCTCCAGATTATGGCATCCTTGGCGATGAATCGAAATACCCCTGCCTCGTGTCACGACACCAATAATCAGTTCCCCAGGAATGGGAGTACAACACTTAGCCAGATGATACACTAACCCTTCTACCCCAATGATTGGCGAGTCAGTGGTGCGTGAGCTCGTTGAAGTGACATCTGGTAAAGCTTTGGTTGTTGAGGTCGGCTCTTTCGTAAGAATTGGGATTGCAGTTGCGATAGGTTGTTGCGCTTTCACAACTTCTCGCCAACGGTTTAGCACTAAATTCAGCGTCACTTCACCGTAACCCAAAGCCGCGAGTAAATCTTCCACAGAGTGATAATTACATCGCTCTGAGACAATCTGCATTGGTTGTGACTTAATCAGGTTTTCAACACCAGGTTTACCCAATTCTTTTTCTAACAGTTCTCGACCACGAGCA
The sequence above is a segment of the Mastigocladopsis repens PCC 10914 genome. Coding sequences within it:
- a CDS encoding N-acetylmuramoyl-L-alanine amidase, with amino-acid sequence MRFRVKTTGWLVVFLVFVGLILGLLLGKAEFLQDRTTLNPETAISSQYPDFQPDIKTVTSNPQTALSSQNSKPQPEVKTATPNPQTALSSPNSKPQPQQKKNPKSKAQKTPNNPVKTTAAFRAYRPRYEISWANPTNFGERFTTDVYGTPINNQPIIVLHETAAPASSVLNFFQTPHDDENVQASYHTMITLDGTVVYIIPPEKRAFGAANSVFDGPLGSETVKTHPQLPPSVNNFAYHVGLETPPSGLENHEQTHSGYTEAQYRSLAWLIAQSNVPDERITTHRTVDRSGQRIDPRSFDFNKFLNVLHSFRGASQIN